One genomic segment of Lampris incognitus isolate fLamInc1 chromosome 2, fLamInc1.hap2, whole genome shotgun sequence includes these proteins:
- the gpr173 gene encoding probable G-protein coupled receptor 173, translated as MANGNESSEGPGGPMGAVLATTGGVVAGGPSSAVSTYLKLVLLGLIICISLVGNLVVSLLVLRDRALHKAPYYFLLDLCLADTIRSAVCFPFVLVSIRNGSAWTYSVLSCKVVAFMAVLFCFHAAFMLFCISVTRYMAIAHHRFYSKRMTFWTCVAVVCMVWTLSVAMAFPPVFDVGTYKFIREEDQCIFEHRYFKANDTLGFMLMLAVLILATHVVYMKLLLFEYKHRKMKPVQMVPAISQNWTFHGPGATGQAAANWIAGFGRGPMPPTLLGIRQNLHNQNRRLLGMEEFKAEKQLGRMFYVITLLFLLLWSPYIVACYWRVFVKACTIPHRYLSTTVWMSFAQAGVNPIVCFFLNKDLKKGLLSHLPACCRTKPHLPREPYCVM; from the coding sequence ATGGCAAATGGAAATGAGAGCAGCGAAGGGCCGGGCGGGCCCATGGGAGCGGTGCTAGCCACCACGGGAGGTGTTGTAGCCGGGGGTCCTTCCTCAGCCGTCTCTACCTATCTCAAACTGGTGCTGCTGGGCTTGATCATCTGCATCAGCCTGGTGGGTAATCTGGTGGTGTCTCTGCTGGTACTGAGAGACCGGGCTCTGCACAAGGCACCTTACTACTTTCTGTTGGACCTGTGCCTGGCTGACACAATACGTTCAGCTGTATGCTTCCCCTTCGTGCTGGTTTCTATCAGGAACGGCTCTGCCTGGACCTACAGTGTGCTGAGCTGCAAAGTCGTTGCTTTCATGGCTGTGCTTTTTTGCTTCCACGCTGCCTTCATGCTATTTTGCATCAGCGTGACACGTTACATGGCCATTGCCCACCACCGCTTTTACTCAAAGCGCATGACCTTCTGGACATGCGTAGCTGTGGTCTGCATGGTGTGGACACTGTCTGTGGCAATGGCTTTCCCGCCTGTTTTTGATGTGGGCACTTACAAGTTCATTCGTGAGGAGGACCAGTGCATCTTTGAGCATCGCTACTTCAAGGCGAATGACACACTGGGTTTCATGCTGATGCTGGCTGTGCTCATTCTCGCCACACATGTCGTCTATATGAAGCTACTCTTGTTTGAGTACAAACACCGAAAGATGAAGCCGGTGCAGATGGTGCCAGCCATCAGCCAGAACTGGACCTTCCACGGGCCTGGCGCTACGGGCCAAGCGGCCGCCAACTGGATTGCAGGATTCGGCAGGGGCCCGATGCCTCCCACTCTGCTGGGAATCCGGCAGAACTTGCACAACCAAAACCGTCGCCTACTGGGCATGGAGGAGTTCAAGGCGGAGAAGCAGCTGGGCAGGATGTTCTATGTGATCACCCTGCTCTTCCTGTTGCTCTGGTCTCCGTACATTGTGGCTTGCTATTGgcgggtgtttgtcaaagcttGCACAATACCGCATCGGTACCTCTCCACCACCGTGTGGATGAGCTTCGCCCAGGCCGGGGTCAACCCCATCGTCTGcttcttcctcaacaaagaccTGAAGAAAGGGCTCCTGTCCCACCTACCAGCCTGCTGCAGGACTAAACCTCATCTGCCACGAGAGCCTTACTGTGTCATGTGA